gccacacatgtgctaaaggggtataaagccccccagcattgatctgtggtaTGATAGAGCTctatccaatacatttgggatgtgttggggagttggtgctacttggtaatcatccaacatcctgacctcacaatgacctcactaatgttcttgtcaattgctgaatgcaatcaaatcctcattgcaatgttccaaaatctagtagaaagcctcccctggacagtggagaccaATAAAAGCAAAAGCAGGATGGATTTTtttcatcctgaccctaatttcagaaaaacagagcaggtgtcccaatacttttgtccatatagtgcacttactgtaatatacagtacatttaacCTGAGATTAATTTTCCCATTCTTTCTTAAAGGTACACATTTCCCCATCATCATATTCCAACTGCTCAGGtctagactaatacaaaaggtGACCGATACAAGGTAACACTGCATTAAACTAATGTAGTCTGTGTATCCTGGTACATCTGCATATGAGGAGATACCACATGTTAATGGGGGCTCTGGTTCTGGCCATAGTTGACTGGTTGGTCCAGAAATCCTTTCCGTTCTGTTCCTCCTCTTTTCCGGCACTCCCCCAAGGTGCCAATACTTTGGAGttatggaggttctttaaagagaTGCCACTTTTttggaaccacttttggtggtGAAATTATCTTTTGGATTTAGGAGTAGTCTGTAAATGTCATAAGTGCACAGTCAACTAAGGTACTGTAGGTTCCACTAGTGTCTGTCAGTGCATGCTGAGGGACTGCTGAAACCCTGAGCACTGCAGGTAACCCTGCTGCCAAGGGAACGGCACAGCAGAAGCATCCACAAAGCAGTCCATGTGGTCCTGATGGCAAGTTGCCTTGAAACCGTAATGATAACTAGTGGCTCCTCCATAGTGTGACTGAGCTAGGTCCTCCTGAGGGTGACCATAGTGTCTGTGGGTCATGTATGGCTGAGGACTTTGACTGTAGTGAGGGGAAGGAGCAGGGTTTACAGATCCATCCTggaacatctgcatctgaggAGACACCATATGTTGATGGgggctctggctctggctgtaGTTCGTTGGTTGGTCCATGAACCCTTTGGATGCTGCAGAACTCGGCTCCTTGTCTTTTAGTCTTGTCCTGCACTCAGGATGACCACAGGATGAGGTTTCAGCTCCTAAAAGCATGGACAGTGCTGATATGCGGTGGATGGCCCTGCGGAGAGTCGCAATCTTCGACAAGCGCTTGCCGTTCAGGTCATGCTTAAGGGTCGTGCGCAAAGCATTGAAGGCCTGATTGTAATCCAGGATCCGTTTGCGCTCCCGGACATTGGCTGCAACCCGCCGGGCTTTGGAACGAGGAGGCCGGCTGCGCTTCTTAGCAACTCTGGACATCTCGGCCTTGCTGGCCCGAGGTCCACCATCGCTTTCTGATGCAGGAGGTGATcccttcagtggttcttcactGCTGCTGTCTTCTCCCAGGCCCAGTGGACAACTCTCTTGCTCATCCTCTGAGAATTCCGATTCTGTGCTGGTGCTGGACATGCTCATGTTTAGTAGAGCAACTCACCACGTTGAGCAAGACGACTGCGAGTGATGTGCCTTTGTGTCAAGTAGGTTGggtccaccaaacaccacagaATCTTAAGCAGCGACTTCTTAGGTTCTCACCATCTCAGAATCCTCCCTCGTCTGCGGTTCGACTCACTTTGGCTCTGCCGGGACGAAAGGTGCTTTTAAAAGGCAGTCAGTGGGTGCATCACGTGGGCCACTCGCCTCCAAGCAAAGGTGTACTCTGTGTTTAGAAGAGGCCTCCAGGCAAATCCAGTCATCAGTCAACAGCCCCTGACACACCTCCTCTATTCACACAGTCTGCAGCGTACTGTGATGAAAGTGAGCTGTGCAAGACTGAGGAAGGAATATAGTCAATTCTGGAGAGCAAAAATATCCACAAGGCATGTTTGTCCAAAGGTCTGAGATCAGCAGTGAAATCGCTTCTGTTTTGCATTCCAAGTTTTCTATTCTGAATAAGAATGTCAGCAAAGCACTTCGAGTGAActcccttaaaaataaaggtatttCACATGTTCCAAAAGTGGGttttctatggcactgctcaaagaagCCTCTGAGCACCTTCGGTTTTTTTCAGAGTGGACATTAGCATTTGGCCCCCTTTCGCTGTAATGGCAATGTGCACTCAAGCTGCCATGGACATCACTCTCTACAAGAGCTTCTGATAAATAGACCAAGTCCATCTAAAAGTCATCTGAACTCAAGATTAG
The sequence above is drawn from the Salminus brasiliensis chromosome 11, fSalBra1.hap2, whole genome shotgun sequence genome and encodes:
- the LOC140565652 gene encoding class A basic helix-loop-helix protein 9: MSMSSTSTESEFSEDEQESCPLGLGEDSSSEEPLKGSPPASESDGGPRASKAEMSRVAKKRSRPPRSKARRVAANVRERKRILDYNQAFNALRTTLKHDLNGKRLSKIATLRRAIHRISALSMLLGAETSSCGHPECRTRLKDKEPSSAASKGFMDQPTNYSQSQSPHQHMVSPQMQMFQDGSVNPAPSPHYSQSPQPYMTHRHYGHPQEDLAQSHYGGATSYHYGFKATCHQDHMDCFVDASAVPFPWQQGYLQCSGFQQSLSMH